Below is a window of Dehalococcoidia bacterium DNA.
GCCGCCGCAAGAAGTAGGTGATGCTGCCAAGGCGGTTGCTGAAGCTGACGATCGCGCCAAGCGGATAGTAGTAGAAGGCCTGGAACTGGATCAGCGCCCGCTGAAGCCCGCCCTTGGCGGCGTAGAGCTCCTCGCTGGCGGCGATGAAGGGGATTTCCATGTCCGGGTCCAGGTCCTCCTGGTTCGGATGGGCATGGTGGGCGTTGTGGCGAGACTTCCAGTTGTCGAACACCATGCCCAGGAGCGCGGCGCAGACGTAGCCCAGGAGGTCGTTGTTGCGCACGTTGGCGAAGACGGCCCGGTGGCCGCAGTCGTGCATGAGCCCGCCGAGCTGGACGCTGAAGAACGAGAAGGACAGGCAGGCCAGCGCCAGCAATGGATAGCTGGTCAGGGCGAAGATGGCCCAGGCGCTGAGGAAAAAGCCGCCGAGACTGAAGGCGGCGAGGGCCGCATAAAAGCCGAGGGACCTCTCCAGGATGCCCTCGGCGACGATCGTGGCCTTGAGGCGGGCGTAGGCGGCGGCCCCGTCCGCTCTCTCTAGAGCAGACGGCAAGGGGCTCTCTTCATGCTGCCACTCTAGCGACGCCCTGCCCCGAGCACAAATCGCCGGCGGCGCTGGCCGTGCTCCCGTCGATCGCCCGCTAGGTCCCTTTTGAACTAGCCTGCCGGCCCACCAGACGAGGGCCAGCGAGCTAACCGATCTCCGCCTGCGCTACGCGGCCTCGTCGGCCTTCGCCCGCTGGAGGATGATGTAGCTGGCCTCAGTCCGAACCAGGGGGTGAATCCCGCCGATCGCCCATCCTTCCGCGCCCTGCGCGTCCAGGTAGCGCTTGAGAAAGGCCGTGCGGTTTTCGCCGCTCTGCCGGACGAACTCGACGCCCTCGCAGGAGATGCGCCCGCGAGGGTCCACGTAAACGACCCTGTACTCCCACTTCTGTGCCATCGAAGCCTCCTTGATGGCGACGAACCGGGAGCACGAGCCAGACGCAAATCCAGCGTAGCACGCGCGCCACCGGGCGACGCTATGTGTGAGCTCCTTAACAGATAGTCCATGCCGCCTGTTAACTACGAACCAGACGCGGCGTTTACTAATTCGGACTCGCGGTCTACAGGAAGGGGATCTCGGGCGGGGTCCCCTTCTTGATGCCCATCGGCCAGCCCAAACCCGGCGACCGACGGACCGGCAAGTCCGGGGACCTCCGACCTGCAGACCGTGGTGTGTTGGTCCGCGGTCCGGCGGCCGTCACCACCAGAGGACGTCGTCGAGCGCGTCCTCGTCCGGGACCGGCGCCTCCGGGCGGAAAGCAGGAGTGCCCAGGTACTTCCACCCGCTATCGGCGAAGACGACGACGATGTTGCCGCGCTCCATGCGCTGCGCCCACTTGAGGGCCGCGTGCATCACGGCGCCGGACGAGAGCCCGACGAACAACCCTTCGCGCATCAGCACTTCCCGCGCCGCGCGGAAGGCGCTGGCGCTGCGCACCAGGATCTTGCCGTCCAGGGCCTTGAGGTCGAGTATCGGCGGCACGAAGCCATCGTCCAGGCTGCGCAGGCCCTGCAGCTGGTTCCCGGGGTGGGGTTCCGCCGCGATCAGCTGCACCTTTGGGTTCACCTCCCGCAGGCGGCGACCCACACCCATGATCGTGCCGCCCGTACCGAGTCCGCAGACGAAGGCGTCTACCTGCGGCGTCTCGCGCAGTATCTCGACGGCGGTCGTCTCATAGTGGGCGCGCGGGTTGTCCTGGTTGCAGAACTGGTCGAGCAGGTAGCAGCCCTCCCTGGCGGCGATTTCGCGCGCGACCTCGAGCGCGCTTTTGATGCCGAGCGCGGCAGGCACCCACTGGACCTCGGCGCCGTAGGCGTGCAGGGCCTGCACGACATCCGGAAACACCGTCTCCGGCACGATTGCGCGCACGCGGTGCCCGAGCCGCCGCCCTAGCATGGCGAGGGAGATGCCGGTGTTGCCCGTCGTCGCCTCGATGATGTCCTGCCCCGGCTTCAGGTCACCGCGTTCCCGCGCCCTGGCGAGCATGTAGGCGACGATGCGGTCCTTGATCGAGCCCGTCGGGTTCTGGCCTTCGAGCTTCGCGAAGACGCGCACGCCGGGCTTCGGCTCGCAGTTCTTGAGCTCGACGAGCGGCGTGTTACCGACGAGGTCCAGCACGGAGTCCATGAGACCACTGTAGGGGTGCCCGGCAAGCCCGTCGAGTGGCCGATGGAGCGCATCGGGCGCTGGTGCAGGATCGGACGCCCATGGGGTTGTAAGGGGCTGCCGCCCTGCGTGATATTCAGGCGCGATTGGCCCTTGCTCGGAACCGCAAGAGCGCGAGAGCGGTTATCGTAGCCGCCGTAGCAGCGACGACGCCTGCGACGATGACCGCAGCGCCGTTGTCGCGGTCCGCAGCCGTGTCCGTTGCCGGCGGCGACAACGCCGACAGGTCGGTAGACGGCGCGGCCGCACGCGCTTCAGCCGTCCGCAGCGCATCCTCGAAGCGGCGATCGAACTCCGGTGTCGATGCCCAGACGCGTGGCAGGGTCCCGGCGCGGCCGCTCCCCATCCCCTCCCAGATCCGGCCGCCTCGTTCTGCCGTCGGCGGCGCATAGTACATGAACGCCGGCGCGTGCCAGCTCCCCATCGAGGTGGGCGCGCTCACGTTGAGGCCGTAAGCGAAGGTGGCGCCGTCGATCAGGGCGTCCTCCAGCGGCGGACTCCCGATCGCGGCCGCGAACTCCTCCAGCGGGAACTCGCCCGGATTCAGACGGCGCGCGGGAGCGCCGTCGGGGCCGATGCGCGGATCGAGTCCGCGTCGGTAGACCGCGAGGGGGATGTTGAGTGACACGGGCGCAACGACAAGCTCCGCGAACGTCCCGGAGAAGACGTCCCACCAAGCCAGATCGAAGCCGCGACCATTAAGCGAGGCCATTACGACGCCCTTCGGCAGGACATCGACATTCGAGCGGGCGGCGTCCAGCGCCTTCTTGACGCCCGACCAACGTTCCGCGCCCTGCCAGATGGTGTCGTCGAGCTGGAGCCACGCGCCCGAGGCCGGGTTATGCACGAGCCGTGTCGCCGGATAGAGGTAGGCCAGCGGTTCGCCGCTGGCTGCCTCCGCCGCTGCCGCGAAAGGCCATGTGTCGTACAGCAGATAGGCCACGCCAGGCCACGAATCGGGCGGAGCCACCTCGAGGACATGCGGCCCCGGCATCTCCAGGTAGTCGTCCGTGTAGAAGTGCAGGGCGTGGTCGCCAAGATCGCCGCCGGTGAGGATGTAGCCGGGCGTCTTCGCCCAGACCTGCTCGGCCGGGGCGCACAAGGCTGCTACGGCGATGAGGAAGCTCCCGACTAGGGCGAGCCTGGTGTTCATCGTCACTTGCCTCCGGGCGAGATCACGGCCTTCGCGCTGTCCTCCGTCCAGTCGCACTGGCCGCCCTGGAGGCCGGTGATTTGCTCCAGCACCACGGCGCCGGACTCGAGGTCGACGACCCGCTGGCCATAGGGCCGGTCGGCGACACGGCCCGTGACGCCCTGGTACCAGTAGAGGCCGTAGCGCCCGTTGGGCGAAGTGCAGAGCAGGCCCTGCGGGTCCGGCCCGGGGATACGCGACCCATCGCGAAGGTCGACCAGCGTACTAGGTTGGAAGGGTATCTCCGTACCGGTAAGCAGGACGCGGTCGGGGCCGGCCCAGCGCAACGGCGACCAGCGGACCGGAGGCTCGATGCGGTAAAGCACGGCGCCGGTGACGGCGTCGAGCACTACGACGGCGCGCGGCTCGTCGGACACGCGGGCGCCTTCGACCGTTCGGGTCGCGGTAGCGACGATGAGGCGCCGGCCGTCCGGCGAGAACTCGAGCTGCTGCAGCCAAGCCCCTCCTTCCTCCTGCCATACGAGGCTTCGCCCGGAGCCGTCGAGGCCGATCACCTCCACGCGCAGGCTGCCGTCGCGGACGTCGCCGACGGCGATGCGGCCGGCGCTGGCGCTCACATCGACCATGCGCGTCGAAGTAGCGCGCGGGAGGACCGGCGGCGGGCCGAGGTCGAGCAGCAGGCGCTTCTCGCCCGACGCCGGGTCCCACTCCCACAGCGCCTGGTTGCTCTCGACTGCGAGCGCCTTGCCCGCCGACTGGTCGATGTACAGGGCGCCCTGAGGCCTCGTGCCGAGGGCGTCGGCGACCAGCGCGCCGGTGGGATCGACGAGCACCATCTTGGAGCCCGCGTTCGAAAGGAGGCGGCCCGGCCCCAGCCATTGCATCAGGGCCCCGAAGGGCTGCATTTCGGTGGCCGTGGCAGCTGCGAGGTCGAAGACCCAGGACAGCGACGGCCGCGGCGTCGGGGAGGGCACGGCGGTCGACAGTGGCGTCGAAGCCAGCGCGCCCGGCGCCGGCTGGCTGGAGGCTCCATCAAGCCCGTCGCGGCTGAAGAGAGGACTCGACAGCAGCAGCCACACTCCGACGACGGCCGCCGGGGCGAGGAGCGCAGCGCGGGCGAGCAGGCCAGCGAGCGGCCAGAGGCCGCGCCGCGCCTCGACGCGCTCACGCTGTTCACGCCACCAAGCGGCGAGGGCGTGGCGGTCGTCGAGGCCGGTCTC
It encodes the following:
- a CDS encoding acyl-CoA desaturase, producing the protein MPSALERADGAAAYARLKATIVAEGILERSLGFYAALAAFSLGGFFLSAWAIFALTSYPLLALACLSFSFFSVQLGGLMHDCGHRAVFANVRNNDLLGYVCAALLGMVFDNWKSRHNAHHAHPNQEDLDPDMEIPFIAASEELYAAKGGLQRALIQFQAFYYYPLGAIVSFSNRLGSITYFLRRPLRGNAWRLALWLAGILVLFVSPFLLFPLAKAALVFMLVHVTTGIYLANCFAPNHKAMPCVARDSKMSFLEQQVVTSRNVRGGFLTDLLLVGLNYQIEHHLFPSTPRNKLKLLKPHVEAACRELGIAYTESGFLETNRELVRTLRNVPRAARARAPALAAR
- a CDS encoding cysteine synthase family protein gives rise to the protein MDSVLDLVGNTPLVELKNCEPKPGVRVFAKLEGQNPTGSIKDRIVAYMLARARERGDLKPGQDIIEATTGNTGISLAMLGRRLGHRVRAIVPETVFPDVVQALHAYGAEVQWVPAALGIKSALEVAREIAAREGCYLLDQFCNQDNPRAHYETTAVEILRETPQVDAFVCGLGTGGTIMGVGRRLREVNPKVQLIAAEPHPGNQLQGLRSLDDGFVPPILDLKALDGKILVRSASAFRAAREVLMREGLFVGLSSGAVMHAALKWAQRMERGNIVVVFADSGWKYLGTPAFRPEAPVPDEDALDDVLWW
- a CDS encoding helix-turn-helix transcriptional regulator; the protein is MRQREGFHWLRRWRPTPQQERVLDALLEGKSNAEIAGELGISQDGAKWHVSQLMGETGLDDRHALAAWWREQRERVEARRGLWPLAGLLARAALLAPAAVVGVWLLLSSPLFSRDGLDGASSQPAPGALASTPLSTAVPSPTPRPSLSWVFDLAAATATEMQPFGALMQWLGPGRLLSNAGSKMVLVDPTGALVADALGTRPQGALYIDQSAGKALAVESNQALWEWDPASGEKRLLLDLGPPPVLPRATSTRMVDVSASAGRIAVGDVRDGSLRVEVIGLDGSGRSLVWQEEGGAWLQQLEFSPDGRRLIVATATRTVEGARVSDEPRAVVVLDAVTGAVLYRIEPPVRWSPLRWAGPDRVLLTGTEIPFQPSTLVDLRDGSRIPGPDPQGLLCTSPNGRYGLYWYQGVTGRVADRPYGQRVVDLESGAVVLEQITGLQGGQCDWTEDSAKAVISPGGK